A genomic stretch from Balaenoptera musculus isolate JJ_BM4_2016_0621 chromosome 9, mBalMus1.pri.v3, whole genome shotgun sequence includes:
- the GCK gene encoding hexokinase-4 isoform X1, with the protein MLDDRARMEIAKKEKVEQILAEFQLQEEDLKKVMRRMQEEMDRGLRLETHEEASVKMLPTYVRSTPEGSEVGDFLSLDLGGTNFRVMLVKVGEGEEGQWSVKTKHQMYSIPEDAMTGTAEMLFDYISECISDFLDKHQMKHKKLPLGFTFSFPVRHEDIDKGILLNWTKGFKASGAEGNNIVGLLRDAIKRRGDFEMDVVAMVNDTVATMISCYYEDRRCEVGMIVGTGCNACYMEEMQNVELVEGDEGRMCVNTEWGAFGDSGELDEFLLEYDRVVDENSLNPGQQLYEKLIGGKYMGELVRLVLLKLVDENLLFHGEASEKLRTRGAFETRFVSQVESDSGDRKQIYNILSTLGLRPSATDCDIVRRACESVSTRAARMCSAGLAGVINRMRESRSEDVMRITVGVDGSVYKLHPRWARSAVCTSPPGPASLFFKERFHASVRRLTPSCEITFIESEEGSGRGAALISAVACKKACMLGQ; encoded by the exons GTGGAACAGATCCTGGCGGAGTTCCAGCTGCAGGAGGAGGACCTGAAGAAGGTGATGAGGCGGATGCAGGAGGAGATGGACCGAGGCCTGAGGCTGGAGACCCACGAGGAGGCCAGTGTGAAGATGCTGCCCACCTACGTGCGCTCCACCCCGGAAGGCTCAG AAGTCGGGGACTTCCTCTCCCTGGACCTGGGCGGCACCAACTTCAGGGTGATGCTTGtgaaggtgggggaaggggaggagggacagtGGAGTGTGAAAACCAAGCACCAGATGTACTCCATCCCTGAGGACGCCATGACGGGCACTGCTGAGATG CTCTTTGACTACATCTCTGAGTGCATCTCCGACTTCCTGGACAAGCATCAGATGAAGCACAAGAAGCTGCCCTTGGGCTTCACCTTCTCCTTTCCTGTGAGGCACGAAGACATCGACAAG ggcATCCTCCTCAACTGGACCAAGGGCTTCAAGGCCTCAGGAGCAGAAGGGAACAACATCGTGGGGCTCCTGCGAGATGCCATCAAACGGAGAGGG GACTTTGAGATGGACGTGGTGGCGATGGTGAACGACACTGTGGCCACGATGATCTCCTGCTACTACGAAGACCGCCGGTGTGAGGTTGGCATGATTGTGG GCACGGGCTGCAACGCCTGCTACATGGAGGAGATGCAGAACGTGGAGCTGGTGGAAGGGGACGAGGGCCGCATGTGTGTCAACACCGAGTGGGGTGCCTTCGGGGACTCGGGCGAGCTGGACGAGTTCCTGCTGGAGTACGACCGTGTGGTGGACGAGAACTCCCTGAACCCCGGCCAGCAGCT GTACGAGAAGCTCATCGGAGGCAAGTACATGGGCGAGCTGGTGCGGCTCGTGCTGCTGAAGCTCGTGGACGAGAACCTGCTCTTCCACGGGGAGGCCTCGGAGAAGCTGCGCACGCGCGGCGCCTTCGAGACACGCTTCGTGTCGCAGGTGGAGAG TGACTCGGGCGACCGCAAGCAGATCTACAACATCCTGAGCACGCTGGGGCTGAGGCCGTCGGCCACCGACTGCGACATCGTGCGCCGCGCCTGCGAGAGCGTGTCCACCCGCGCCGCGCGCATGTGCTCCGCGGGGCTGGCGGGCGTCATCAACCGCATGCGCGAGAGCCGCAGCGAGGACGTGATGCGCATCACCGTGGGCGTGGACGGCTCAGTGTACAAGCTGCACCCCAGGTGGGCCCGCTCGGCCGTCTGCACCTCCCCGCCGGGTCCAGCCTCCCTCTT CTTCAAGGAGCGGTTCCACGCCAGCGTGCGCAGGCTGACGCCCAGCTGTGAAATCACCTTCATCGAGTCGGAGGAGGGCAGCGGCCGGGGTGCCGCCTTGATCTCCGCGGTGGCCTGTAAGAAGGCCTGCATGCTGGGCCAGTGA
- the GCK gene encoding hexokinase-4 isoform X2, whose amino-acid sequence MLDDRARMEIAKKEKVEQILAEFQLQEEDLKKVMRRMQEEMDRGLRLETHEEASVKMLPTYVRSTPEGSEVGDFLSLDLGGTNFRVMLVKVGEGEEGQWSVKTKHQMYSIPEDAMTGTAEMLFDYISECISDFLDKHQMKHKKLPLGFTFSFPVRHEDIDKGILLNWTKGFKASGAEGNNIVGLLRDAIKRRGDFEMDVVAMVNDTVATMISCYYEDRRCEVGMIVGTGCNACYMEEMQNVELVEGDEGRMCVNTEWGAFGDSGELDEFLLEYDRVVDENSLNPGQQLYEKLIGGKYMGELVRLVLLKLVDENLLFHGEASEKLRTRGAFETRFVSQVESDSGDRKQIYNILSTLGLRPSATDCDIVRRACESVSTRAARMCSAGLAGVINRMRESRSEDVMRITVGVDGSVYKLHPSFKERFHASVRRLTPSCEITFIESEEGSGRGAALISAVACKKACMLGQ is encoded by the exons GTGGAACAGATCCTGGCGGAGTTCCAGCTGCAGGAGGAGGACCTGAAGAAGGTGATGAGGCGGATGCAGGAGGAGATGGACCGAGGCCTGAGGCTGGAGACCCACGAGGAGGCCAGTGTGAAGATGCTGCCCACCTACGTGCGCTCCACCCCGGAAGGCTCAG AAGTCGGGGACTTCCTCTCCCTGGACCTGGGCGGCACCAACTTCAGGGTGATGCTTGtgaaggtgggggaaggggaggagggacagtGGAGTGTGAAAACCAAGCACCAGATGTACTCCATCCCTGAGGACGCCATGACGGGCACTGCTGAGATG CTCTTTGACTACATCTCTGAGTGCATCTCCGACTTCCTGGACAAGCATCAGATGAAGCACAAGAAGCTGCCCTTGGGCTTCACCTTCTCCTTTCCTGTGAGGCACGAAGACATCGACAAG ggcATCCTCCTCAACTGGACCAAGGGCTTCAAGGCCTCAGGAGCAGAAGGGAACAACATCGTGGGGCTCCTGCGAGATGCCATCAAACGGAGAGGG GACTTTGAGATGGACGTGGTGGCGATGGTGAACGACACTGTGGCCACGATGATCTCCTGCTACTACGAAGACCGCCGGTGTGAGGTTGGCATGATTGTGG GCACGGGCTGCAACGCCTGCTACATGGAGGAGATGCAGAACGTGGAGCTGGTGGAAGGGGACGAGGGCCGCATGTGTGTCAACACCGAGTGGGGTGCCTTCGGGGACTCGGGCGAGCTGGACGAGTTCCTGCTGGAGTACGACCGTGTGGTGGACGAGAACTCCCTGAACCCCGGCCAGCAGCT GTACGAGAAGCTCATCGGAGGCAAGTACATGGGCGAGCTGGTGCGGCTCGTGCTGCTGAAGCTCGTGGACGAGAACCTGCTCTTCCACGGGGAGGCCTCGGAGAAGCTGCGCACGCGCGGCGCCTTCGAGACACGCTTCGTGTCGCAGGTGGAGAG TGACTCGGGCGACCGCAAGCAGATCTACAACATCCTGAGCACGCTGGGGCTGAGGCCGTCGGCCACCGACTGCGACATCGTGCGCCGCGCCTGCGAGAGCGTGTCCACCCGCGCCGCGCGCATGTGCTCCGCGGGGCTGGCGGGCGTCATCAACCGCATGCGCGAGAGCCGCAGCGAGGACGTGATGCGCATCACCGTGGGCGTGGACGGCTCAGTGTACAAGCTGCACCCCAG CTTCAAGGAGCGGTTCCACGCCAGCGTGCGCAGGCTGACGCCCAGCTGTGAAATCACCTTCATCGAGTCGGAGGAGGGCAGCGGCCGGGGTGCCGCCTTGATCTCCGCGGTGGCCTGTAAGAAGGCCTGCATGCTGGGCCAGTGA